The Verrucomicrobium spinosum DSM 4136 = JCM 18804 genome includes a region encoding these proteins:
- a CDS encoding terminase gpA endonuclease subunit yields the protein MGGCSVVESAESAFVRDLAGDCLRVTPTEPAWVWAEREVWLDEKMAATPGFYDSSQTPWTREIQCLPLQPDVKEGAVLKCSQSGFTEGCLNVLRWMPENWPGNALYSINSDAKAKEVADKRLEKTLKKAAAGQLTGDKNDITARKFGLRNMDVVVSGSGSSGPFMEAWYRLIILDELENHIQNQETTTADRAESRQATLADGLILKLSKPELAGGIIDLAFIRGTQEKWMVPCTRCGERIELKLSGLQFGHCKDLLGNYDLDQVLRDTWYQCPCCSGRIDEWEKRAMVNAGVWMPTPHDQRRRAPGGKLAAAEPGVRSFHISDFYSLWPKMTWGFLATLWLKAFVIEPNEERQKYFRTNHEGWPWDAKEFQVGEDALNKLVGGYQESVNGVVVTHGVPYVLSYGSDGQPQAPLPLFGPLHLTVTGDRQKDCYKYWVQAWTWDGQGYLIDIGQVPNDEAFLDLRLRPYYLLGQEEKPHFIHGGLVDCGDEKVEVLRMCVKAWTLGWSLFPSRGSGWNSEFKGKTYFYRKDVVDGVEIYIREFYDHAIKNDFYLGKIGKRNAPRLWFPADLGENWKMELRAERLVNEKGQGGRIVQKWKHDKAKHGPNDGGDLGKQQYVIYQEIREQLLAMKPDGT from the coding sequence ATGGGTGGATGCAGCGTAGTTGAGTCGGCTGAATCGGCCTTTGTGCGGGATCTGGCGGGTGATTGCCTGCGAGTGACGCCAACGGAGCCTGCCTGGGTGTGGGCGGAGCGGGAGGTTTGGCTGGATGAGAAGATGGCGGCCACGCCGGGGTTCTATGACTCTTCCCAGACGCCGTGGACGCGGGAAATTCAGTGCCTGCCTCTCCAGCCGGACGTGAAGGAGGGGGCGGTGCTCAAGTGTTCACAGAGTGGCTTTACTGAGGGCTGCCTCAATGTGCTGCGCTGGATGCCGGAGAACTGGCCGGGTAACGCGCTGTATTCAATCAACTCGGACGCGAAAGCGAAAGAGGTCGCGGACAAGCGCCTGGAAAAGACGCTGAAGAAGGCAGCGGCGGGGCAGCTCACTGGAGACAAGAACGATATCACGGCGCGGAAGTTCGGACTGCGCAACATGGACGTGGTGGTGTCCGGCTCGGGCTCCTCTGGGCCGTTCATGGAGGCCTGGTACCGACTGATCATCCTGGACGAGCTGGAAAACCACATCCAGAATCAGGAAACTACCACGGCAGACCGTGCGGAGTCCCGCCAGGCCACGCTGGCAGACGGGCTGATCCTGAAGCTGAGCAAGCCTGAGCTGGCCGGCGGGATTATTGACCTGGCATTCATCCGTGGGACGCAGGAGAAGTGGATGGTGCCCTGTACCAGGTGCGGGGAGAGGATTGAGCTGAAGCTATCCGGGCTGCAATTTGGCCACTGCAAGGACCTGCTGGGCAACTATGACCTGGACCAGGTGCTGCGGGATACCTGGTACCAGTGCCCATGCTGTAGCGGACGAATCGATGAGTGGGAAAAGCGGGCGATGGTGAACGCCGGCGTGTGGATGCCAACGCCCCACGATCAGAGACGGCGTGCACCTGGGGGGAAGCTGGCGGCGGCAGAGCCGGGGGTGAGGTCGTTTCATATCTCCGACTTTTACAGTCTTTGGCCAAAGATGACCTGGGGCTTTCTTGCCACGTTGTGGCTGAAGGCGTTTGTCATCGAACCCAATGAGGAGCGGCAGAAGTACTTCCGGACGAACCATGAGGGGTGGCCCTGGGACGCGAAGGAGTTCCAAGTGGGGGAAGATGCCTTAAACAAGCTTGTGGGCGGGTATCAGGAATCCGTCAACGGGGTGGTGGTGACGCACGGGGTGCCCTATGTGCTGTCCTACGGGTCGGATGGCCAGCCGCAGGCACCGTTGCCCTTGTTTGGGCCGCTGCACTTGACTGTCACGGGCGATAGGCAGAAGGACTGTTACAAGTACTGGGTGCAGGCCTGGACGTGGGACGGCCAGGGGTACTTGATCGATATCGGACAGGTGCCAAATGATGAGGCCTTTTTGGATCTCCGCTTGAGGCCGTACTACCTGCTGGGGCAGGAGGAGAAGCCGCATTTCATCCATGGAGGATTGGTGGACTGCGGTGACGAGAAAGTGGAGGTGCTACGGATGTGTGTGAAGGCCTGGACGCTGGGCTGGTCGCTGTTTCCCTCGCGTGGATCAGGGTGGAACTCGGAGTTCAAGGGTAAAACTTATTTCTACCGGAAGGACGTGGTGGATGGGGTGGAGATCTACATTCGTGAGTTTTATGACCATGCCATCAAGAACGATTTTTACTTAGGCAAGATCGGCAAACGGAATGCTCCGCGGTTGTGGTTTCCTGCGGATCTCGGTGAAAACTGGAAGATGGAGCTACGCGCAGAGCGATTGGTGAATGAGAAGGGCCAGGGCGGGCGGATCGTGCAAAAGTGGAAGCACGACAAGGCAAAGCATGGGCCGAATGACGGCGGCGACCTTGGGAAGCAGCAGTACGTGATCTACCAGGAGATCCGGGAGCAGTTGCTTGCGATGAAGCCGGACGGGACCTGA